A single Triticum dicoccoides isolate Atlit2015 ecotype Zavitan chromosome 2A, WEW_v2.0, whole genome shotgun sequence DNA region contains:
- the LOC119357199 gene encoding FT-interacting protein 3-like, producing the protein MASYKLGVEVASAHDLMPKDGQGSASACVELTFDGQRFRTAIKEKDLNPVWNERFYFNVSDPTNLPELALEAYVYNIHKSIEGSRSFLGKVRIAGTSFVPFTDAVIMHYPLEKRGMFSRVKGELGLKVYITNDPSIRASNPLPAMDPVSNNTPPTQAEQIAADITGTNLNASQRHQEHRHDEVRTLHTIAKDVQHHQHHGHLPASFAEQPSNSKYGVEQMKPQPQQPKMVRMYSAASQQPMDYALKETSPFLGGGQIVGGRVIGGEKHASTYDLVERMQYLFVRVVKARDLPNMDITGSLDPFVEVRVGNYRGITKHFEKQMNPEWNAVFAFSRERMQASVIEVLVKDKDLVRDDFVGMVRFDLNDVPVRVPPDSPLAPEWYRLVHKDGDKSRGELMLAVWIGTQADEAFPDAWHSDAATLEDPSAVTHMKSKVYHAPRLWYLRVNIIEAQDILIHDKTRYPDVFVRAQVGHQHGRTKPVQARNFNPFWNEDLMFVAAEPFEDHLILSLEDRVAPNKDETLGRIIIPLTMIDRRADDRIVHGKWFNLEKPVLVDVDQLKREKFSSRLHLRLCLDGGYHVLDESTNYSSDLRPTAKQLWKPSIGLLELGVLGAQGIVPMKTRDGKGSSDTYCVAKYGSKWVRTRTIMNNPNPKFNEQYTWEVYDPATVLTIGAFDNGQLGERNGDKPSSGKDAKIGKVRIRLSTLETGRVYTHSYPLLVLHPSGVKKMGELHLAIRFSSTSLVNMLYLYSRPLLPKMHYARPIPVLQVDMLRHQAVQIVAARLSRMEPPLRKEVVEYMSDFDSHLWSMRRSKANFFRLMNVFSGLFAISKWFSGVCAWKNPITTVLVHILFIMLVCFPELILPTVFLYMFLIGIWNYRYRPRYPPHMNTKISHAEAVHPDELDEEFDTFPTSRSQEVVRMRYDRLRSVAGRIQTVVGDIATQGERVQALLSWRDPRATAIFVLFCFIAAIVLYVTPLQVLAALGGFYAMRHPRFRHRLPSTPVNFFRRLPARTDSML; encoded by the coding sequence ATGGCGTCGTATAAGCTGGGCGTGGAGGTCGCAAGCGCTCATGACCTCATGCCCAAGGACGGGCAAGGTTCTGCCAGCGCCTGTGTTGAGCTTACCTTTGATGGTCAGCGGTTCCGCACGGCCATCAAGGAGAAGGACCTGAACCCCGTCTGGAACGAGCGCTTCTACTTCAACGTCTCTGATCCAACAAATCTTCCCGAGCTCGCTCTTGAAGCATATGTCTACAACATCCACAAGTCCATCGAAGGCTCCAGGTCATTCCTTGGCAAGGTCAGAATCGCTGGCACCTCATTCGTGCCCTTCACCGATGCTGTCATCATGCACTATCCACTGGAGAAGCGTGGGATGTTCTCCCGTGTCAAGGGGGAATTGGGCCTCAAAGTGTACATCACAAATGACCCCTCCATCAGGGCTTCCAACCCTCTTCCTGCAATGGACCCTGTTTCGAACAATACTCCTCCAACTCAAGCTGAGCAGATTGCTGCTGATATAACCGGTACTAATCTGAATGCTTCTCAGCGCCATCAAGAGCACAGGCATGATGAAGTGAGAACCTTGCATACCATAGCTAAGGATGTACAGCATCATCAGCACCATGGCCACCTTCCAGCCTCTTTTGCCGAGCAACCCTCCAACTCCAAGTATGGTGTTGAGCAAATGAAACCTCAACCTCAACAGCCCAAGATGGTCAGGATGTATTCAGCTGCCTCCCAGCAGCCCATGGACTATGCACTTAAAGAAACCAGCCCCTTTCTCGGTGGTGGACAGATTGTTGGTGGTCGGGTTATTGGTGGTGAGAAGCATGCTAGTACTTATGACTTAGTGGAGAGAATGCAGTATCTGTTTGTGCGTGTGGTCAAGGCACGGGACTTGCCTAACATGGACATCACTGGGAGCCTGGATCCTTTCGTGGAAGTGAGAGTTGGCAACTACAGGGGCATAACTAAGCACTTTGAGAAGCAGATGAACCCTGAGTGGAATGCTGTCTTTGCTTTCTCTAGAGAACGTATGCAGGCCTCTGTCATTGAAGTGTTGGTCAAAGACAAAGATCTTGTCAGGGATGATTTTGTTGGCATGGTGCGATTCGATCTGAATGATGTGCCAGTACGTGTGCCCCCTGACAGTCCACTGGCTCCAGAATGGTACCGGCTTGTTCATAAGGATGGGGACAAGTCAAGGGGTGAGCTGATGCTGGCAGTTTGGATTGGCACCCAAGCTGACGAGGCATTTCCTGATGCATGGCATTCAGATGCTGCTACACTTGAGGATCCATCTGCTGTAACACACATGAAGTCGAAAGTTTACCATGCACCCAGACTGTGGTACCTGCGAGTTAATATAATTGAGGCCCAAGATATTCTCATACATGATAAGACCCGCTATCCAGATGTTTTTGTCAGAGCACAGGTGGGGCATCAGCATGGGAGGACAAAACCTGTTCAGGCTAGAAACTTCAACCCATTTTGGAATGAAGACCTTATGTTTGTGGCTGCTGAACCTTTCGAGGATCACCTTATTCTGTCACTTGAAGATCGTGTAGCTCCTAACAAGGATGAGACGCTTGGCCGGATAATTATACCATTGACGATGATTGATAGGCGGGCTGATGACCGCATTGTCCATGGGAAGTGGTTTAATCTTGAGAAGCCTGTACTTGTTGATGTAGATCAACTAAAGAGAGAGAAGTTCTCTAGTCGGCTCCATCTCCGTCTCTGCCTTGATGGAGGATATCATGTTCTGGATGAGTCTACAAACTACAGCAGTGACCTCAGACCAACAGCCAAGCAACTCTGGAAGCCGTCGATTGGTCTGCTTGAGCTTGGAGTCCTTGGTGCACAGGGGATTGTTCCTATGAAGACACGTGATGGAAAAGGTTCATCAGACACCTATTGTGTTGCAAAGTATGGGTCAAAGTGGGTGCGAACACGTACTATCATGAACAATCCAAACCCCAAGTTCAATGAACAGTACACTTGGGAGGTCTATGATCCGGCAACTGTCCTGACTATTGGTGCTTTTGACAATGGCCAGCTTGGAGAGAGGAATGGGGACAAGCCATCCAGTGGTAAAGATGCGAAAATCGGCAAGGTCCGAATTCGCCTTTCAACACTTGAAACTGGCCGAGTATACACCCACTCATATCCGCTCCTGGTTCTGCACCCATCAGGGGTGAAGAAGATGGGTGAACTGCACCTAGCCATACGATTTTCCTCAACGTCATTGGTCAACATGCTATACCTGTACTCCCGACCTTTGCTGCCGAAGATGCACTATGCACGCCCAATACCAGTGCTTCAGGTTGACATGCTCCGCCACCAAGCTGTCCAGATTGTGGCTGCCCGTCTCAGCCGAATGGAGCCACCTCTGAGGAAGGAAGTTGTTGAGTACATGTCAGATTTTGACTCTCACTTGTGGAGCATGAGGAGAAGCAAAGCAAACTTCTTCAGGCTGATGAATGTCTTCTCAGGCCTGTTTGCCATCAGCAAGTGGTTCAGTGGTGTCTGCGCATGGAAGAACCCCATTACCACCGTGCTGGTTCACATCCTCTTTATAATGCTGGTGTGCTTTCCAGAGCTCATACTCCCAACAGTGTTCTTGTACATGTTCCTGATAGGGATCTGGAACTACCGTTACCGGCCTCGCTACCCTCCACACATGAACACCAAGATCTCTCATGCAGAAGCTGTTCACCCAGATGAACTCGACGAAGAGTTTGACACATTCCCCACAAGCCGGAGCCAAGAGGTTGTAAGGATGAGGTATGATAGGCTGAGGAGTGTTGCTGGAAGGATACAGACTGTTGTTGGCGATATCGCAACCCAAGGGGAGAGAGTTCAGGCACTGCTCAGTTGGAGGGATCCTCGGGCCACAGCAATATTTGTGCTATTCTGTTTCATAGCCGCGATAGTGCTGTACGTCACACCGCTCCAGGTTCTCGCAGCATTAGGAGGGTTCTATGCCATGAGGCACCCGAGGTTCAGGCACAGGTTGCCATCAACGCCAGTAAACTTCTTCAGGCGACTGCCAGCGAGGACAGACAGTATGCTGTGA